From the genome of Sphingomonas sp. HMP6, one region includes:
- the clpB gene encoding ATP-dependent chaperone ClpB, producing the protein MNIEKFTDRAKGFLQSAQTVAIRMSHQRISPEHVLKALLEDEQGMASGLIAAAGGDAKRALSETDLALSKIPAVSGGGAQATPGLDNDTVRVLDQAEQIATKSGDSFVTVERLLVALALSLNTVAGKALKTAGVTPEALNKAIETVRNGRVADSAGAEDKFDALKKFARDLTQAARDGKLDPVIGRDEEIRRTIQILARRTKNNPVLIGEPGVGKTAIAEGLALRIANGDVPDTLKDRKLMSLDMGSLIAGAKYRGEFEERLKGVLDEVKAAEGDIVLFIDEMHQLIGAGKSEGAMDAGNLLKPALARGELHCVGATTLDEYRKYVEKDAALQRRFQPVFVGEPTVPDTISILRGLKEKYELHHGVRITDAAIVAAATLSHRYITDRFLPDKAIDLMDEAASRIRMEVESKPEEIEILDRRIIQLKIEREALKRETDAASKDRLVTLEGELANLEQQSAELTTRWQGEKDKISAEAKLKEQLDAARLELEQAQRAGDLAKAGELSYGRIPELQRQLDAAAGATKGAMLREEVTAEDIAGVVARWTGIPVERMLEGERDKLLAMEATIGKRVIGQANAIRAVSTAVRRARAGLQDPNRPLGSFLFLGPTGVGKTELTKALAEFLFDDPTAMVRIDMSEFMEKHAVARLIGAPPGYVGYEEGGVLTEAVRRRPYQVVLFDEVEKAHGDVFNILLQVLDDGRLTDGQGRTVDFTNTIIVLTSNLGSQVLTTLGDGEDVASVEPQVMEIVRGHFRPEFLNRLDEIVLFHRLGQAEMAPIVDIQVARIAKLLDERKVGLDLTDAARLWLGRVGYDPVYGARPLKRAVQRYLQDPLADLILRGAVKDGATVKVDEGDGKLELRVE; encoded by the coding sequence ATGAACATCGAAAAATTTACCGACCGGGCCAAGGGATTCCTGCAATCCGCGCAGACCGTCGCGATCCGCATGAGCCATCAGCGGATTTCGCCCGAGCATGTGCTGAAGGCGCTGCTCGAGGACGAGCAGGGCATGGCCTCGGGCCTGATCGCCGCCGCCGGGGGCGATGCCAAGCGCGCGCTTTCCGAAACCGATCTCGCGCTCTCGAAGATCCCCGCGGTCAGCGGCGGCGGGGCGCAAGCAACGCCGGGGCTCGACAATGACACCGTGCGCGTGCTCGACCAGGCCGAGCAAATCGCGACCAAATCGGGCGACAGCTTCGTCACGGTCGAGCGCTTGTTGGTGGCGCTGGCCTTGTCGCTGAACACCGTGGCGGGCAAGGCGCTCAAGACGGCAGGCGTAACCCCAGAAGCACTCAACAAAGCAATCGAGACGGTGCGCAACGGCCGCGTCGCTGACAGCGCGGGTGCCGAGGACAAATTCGACGCGCTCAAAAAATTCGCGCGCGACCTGACGCAGGCGGCGCGCGACGGCAAACTCGACCCGGTGATCGGCCGCGACGAGGAAATCCGCCGCACGATCCAGATTCTCGCACGCCGCACAAAGAACAATCCGGTGCTGATCGGCGAACCCGGCGTCGGCAAGACCGCGATCGCCGAAGGGCTCGCTTTGCGCATCGCCAATGGCGACGTTCCCGACACGCTGAAGGACCGCAAGCTGATGTCGCTCGACATGGGCTCGCTGATCGCGGGTGCGAAATATCGCGGCGAATTCGAGGAGCGGTTGAAAGGCGTGCTCGACGAAGTGAAGGCGGCCGAGGGCGACATCGTCCTGTTCATCGACGAAATGCATCAGCTGATTGGTGCTGGGAAATCCGAAGGCGCGATGGATGCGGGCAATTTGCTCAAGCCCGCGCTCGCACGCGGCGAGCTGCATTGCGTCGGCGCGACCACGCTCGATGAATATCGCAAATATGTCGAGAAGGATGCAGCACTCCAGCGCCGTTTCCAGCCGGTGTTCGTTGGCGAGCCGACCGTGCCTGACACGATCTCGATCCTGCGCGGGTTGAAGGAGAAATACGAGCTCCACCACGGCGTGCGGATCACCGATGCCGCGATCGTCGCGGCGGCGACGCTGTCGCATCGCTACATCACCGACCGCTTCCTGCCCGACAAGGCGATCGATCTGATGGACGAAGCCGCCAGCCGCATCCGCATGGAAGTGGAGAGCAAGCCCGAGGAAATCGAAATCCTCGACCGGCGCATCATCCAGTTAAAGATCGAGCGCGAAGCCTTGAAGCGCGAGACCGATGCGGCGTCGAAGGACCGGCTCGTCACGCTGGAGGGCGAACTCGCCAATCTGGAGCAGCAATCGGCCGAACTGACCACACGTTGGCAGGGCGAGAAGGACAAGATCTCAGCCGAGGCGAAGCTGAAAGAACAGCTCGACGCCGCGCGGCTCGAACTCGAACAGGCGCAACGTGCGGGCGACCTCGCCAAGGCGGGCGAGCTGTCTTACGGGCGCATTCCCGAATTGCAGCGGCAATTGGATGCAGCGGCGGGCGCGACCAAGGGCGCGATGCTGCGCGAGGAAGTGACCGCCGAGGATATAGCGGGCGTCGTCGCGCGCTGGACCGGCATTCCGGTCGAGCGGATGCTCGAAGGCGAGCGCGACAAATTGCTCGCGATGGAAGCGACGATCGGCAAGCGCGTGATCGGGCAAGCGAACGCGATCCGCGCTGTCTCGACCGCAGTGCGGCGCGCACGCGCGGGGTTGCAGGACCCCAACCGGCCGCTCGGCAGCTTCCTGTTCCTTGGGCCGACGGGCGTCGGCAAGACCGAGCTGACCAAGGCGCTCGCCGAATTCCTGTTCGATGATCCGACCGCGATGGTCCGCATCGACATGAGCGAGTTCATGGAAAAGCACGCCGTCGCGCGGCTGATCGGTGCGCCTCCGGGCTATGTCGGTTATGAGGAAGGCGGCGTGCTGACCGAGGCGGTGCGGCGGCGGCCGTATCAGGTGGTGTTGTTCGACGAGGTCGAGAAAGCGCACGGCGATGTGTTCAACATCCTGCTGCAAGTGCTCGATGACGGGCGGCTGACCGATGGGCAGGGCCGCACGGTCGACTTTACCAACACGATCATCGTGCTGACCTCCAACCTCGGCAGCCAGGTGCTGACGACGTTGGGCGATGGCGAGGATGTCGCGAGTGTAGAGCCGCAAGTGATGGAGATCGTGCGCGGACATTTCCGCCCCGAATTCCTCAACCGGCTCGACGAGATCGTGCTGTTCCACCGGCTGGGCCAAGCGGAAATGGCGCCGATCGTCGACATTCAGGTCGCGCGGATCGCCAAGCTGCTTGATGAGCGCAAGGTCGGGCTGGACCTCACCGACGCAGCGCGGCTGTGGCTCGGGCGGGTCGGGTACGATCCGGTGTACGGCGCGCGGCCGCTCAAGCGCGCGGTGCAGCGCTATCTGCAGGACCCACTCGCCGATTTGATCCTGCGCGGCGCGGTGAAGGACGGCGCGACGGTCAAGGTCGATGAAGGTGACGGGAAGCTTGAGCTGCGCGTCGAGTGA
- a CDS encoding M16 family metallopeptidase, with product MTVKLFALSGVALTTLAMPAFAQTAAPAPKPVPVAELVKQVDIPYSEFRLDNGLRVIVNTDRKAPVVAVSVWYNVGSKFEPKGKTGFAHLFEHLMFNGSENAPGDYFTYTKQIGATDLNGTTYFDRTNYFETVPSSALERTLFLESDRMGYLLGAITPAVIDEQRGVVQNEKRQGDNQPFGLVEYKQVETLFPTDHPYGHSTIGSMADLDSASVEDVKNWFRANYGPNNAVLVLSGDIDAATAKTLVTKYFGAIPKGPQSVAPAAAVPTLAAPKVETMKDRVSNTRIYRMWAVPGLNDKDSVALDVAAGVLGGLSSSRLDNALVRKEKLAVRVSANNESFAQVGMFSISADVRPGVDAALVAKRLDEIVADLIANGPTADEVQRVATLNASGRIAGLESVGGFGGKAVALAEGALYSDDPSFYKKQLATLAAETPALVKAASAKWLTRPVYALTVVPGARDAYVESTPPAKVATAPEPAGAKAVGGTRGALPPVGTISDLVFPNVERTRLKNGIELVYAYRNAVPITQAVISFDAGVAADVPGKLGTQQLTLDMMDEGTTTRDSIAIAEAKERLGASISTGSGQDRTTLSMFTPSANLGGSLELFSDLVRHPKFDPAEVARLKNQQVARISAELTNPQGLAQRVLPKLVYGAASPYAKGLGSGDAKAVAQLTRDDLIAFQQAWLRPDKAKIFVVSDRPLAEIKAALDTRFGDWTPMGAAGTKDFSAPATPAAPKILLIDRPDSPQSLIIGAAPTALVGTDELLPLLAANDSLGGDFTARLNMDLREAKHWSYGVSGNFRRAQYQTPYVIGAPVQADKTGDSIKALQGDVKAFLTTNGVTKDEFDSTVSDAIRSLPGNFETSGAVLGAMQQNDLYKRPDDYYASLPQKYRALSVAQLDAAARAAIDPAKFIWIVVGDASKVRPQLDSIGLPVEVVSAASVADVR from the coding sequence ATGACCGTAAAGCTGTTCGCGCTCTCGGGCGTTGCTTTGACGACGCTTGCCATGCCCGCTTTCGCCCAGACCGCGGCGCCCGCGCCGAAGCCGGTGCCGGTGGCAGAGCTCGTGAAGCAGGTCGATATCCCCTACAGTGAATTCCGACTCGACAATGGCCTGCGCGTCATCGTCAACACCGATCGCAAGGCGCCCGTCGTCGCGGTCAGCGTTTGGTACAATGTCGGTTCGAAGTTCGAACCCAAGGGCAAGACCGGCTTCGCGCATCTGTTCGAGCATCTGATGTTCAACGGCAGCGAAAATGCCCCGGGCGATTACTTCACCTACACCAAGCAGATCGGGGCGACCGATCTCAACGGCACGACCTATTTCGACCGCACCAATTATTTCGAGACCGTGCCGTCCTCGGCGCTCGAGCGCACGCTGTTCCTCGAAAGCGACCGCATGGGCTATCTGCTCGGCGCAATCACGCCCGCCGTCATCGACGAACAGCGCGGCGTCGTGCAGAATGAGAAGCGCCAGGGCGACAATCAGCCGTTCGGCCTGGTCGAATATAAGCAGGTCGAGACGCTGTTCCCGACCGACCATCCGTATGGCCACAGCACGATCGGATCGATGGCCGATCTCGATTCAGCCAGCGTCGAGGATGTGAAGAACTGGTTCCGCGCGAATTACGGCCCGAACAATGCCGTGCTCGTCTTGTCGGGCGATATCGACGCCGCGACCGCCAAGACGCTCGTCACCAAATATTTCGGTGCCATCCCGAAGGGGCCGCAGAGCGTCGCCCCCGCCGCCGCCGTGCCGACGCTCGCCGCGCCCAAGGTGGAGACGATGAAAGATCGCGTTTCGAACACGCGTATCTATCGCATGTGGGCCGTACCCGGTCTCAACGACAAGGATTCGGTCGCGCTCGATGTCGCGGCCGGTGTGCTCGGTGGCCTGTCGAGCAGCCGGCTCGACAATGCATTGGTGCGCAAGGAAAAGCTCGCCGTGCGTGTCTCGGCGAACAATGAAAGCTTCGCGCAAGTCGGCATGTTCAGCATCAGCGCCGATGTGCGCCCTGGCGTCGATGCGGCGCTGGTCGCCAAGCGGCTCGACGAGATCGTCGCCGACCTGATCGCCAACGGCCCGACCGCCGACGAAGTCCAGCGTGTCGCGACGCTCAACGCCTCGGGCCGCATCGCGGGGCTGGAATCGGTCGGCGGCTTCGGCGGCAAGGCGGTCGCGCTTGCCGAGGGCGCGCTCTATTCGGATGATCCGAGCTTCTACAAGAAGCAGCTCGCGACGCTTGCCGCCGAGACGCCCGCGCTCGTCAAGGCGGCGTCGGCGAAATGGCTGACGCGCCCGGTCTATGCGCTGACTGTCGTCCCCGGTGCGCGCGATGCCTATGTCGAATCGACCCCGCCCGCCAAGGTCGCCACCGCGCCGGAACCGGCGGGCGCCAAAGCCGTGGGGGGCACGCGCGGCGCGCTGCCACCGGTCGGCACGATCTCCGACCTGGTCTTCCCCAACGTCGAGCGCACCCGGCTGAAGAACGGGATCGAGCTGGTCTATGCGTATCGCAACGCCGTGCCGATCACGCAGGCAGTGATCAGCTTCGACGCCGGTGTCGCGGCCGATGTGCCGGGCAAGCTCGGTACGCAGCAACTGACCCTCGACATGATGGACGAAGGCACGACGACGCGCGATTCGATCGCGATCGCGGAGGCCAAGGAACGGCTGGGTGCGAGTATCTCGACCGGCTCGGGGCAGGATCGCACGACGCTGTCGATGTTCACGCCGAGCGCCAATCTGGGCGGTTCGCTCGAACTCTTCTCCGACCTCGTGCGCCATCCGAAGTTCGATCCGGCCGAAGTCGCCCGCCTGAAGAACCAGCAAGTCGCGCGGATTTCGGCCGAACTGACCAACCCGCAGGGCCTTGCGCAACGCGTGCTGCCGAAACTGGTTTATGGTGCGGCCTCGCCTTATGCGAAGGGTTTGGGCAGCGGCGATGCCAAGGCGGTTGCACAATTGACGCGCGACGATCTTATTGCGTTTCAGCAGGCTTGGCTGCGCCCCGACAAGGCCAAGATCTTCGTCGTCAGCGATCGCCCGCTGGCCGAAATCAAGGCAGCACTCGACACGCGCTTCGGCGATTGGACCCCGATGGGCGCCGCCGGCACCAAGGATTTTAGCGCCCCCGCCACCCCCGCCGCGCCGAAAATCCTGCTGATCGACCGGCCTGATTCGCCGCAGTCGCTGATCATCGGTGCCGCCCCGACGGCGTTGGTAGGGACCGACGAATTGCTCCCGCTGCTCGCTGCCAATGATTCACTCGGTGGGGATTTCACCGCACGGCTCAACATGGACCTGCGTGAGGCGAAGCATTGGTCGTACGGCGTCAGCGGTAATTTCCGCCGCGCGCAATATCAGACGCCCTATGTCATCGGTGCGCCGGTCCAGGCCGACAAGACCGGCGATTCGATCAAGGCGTTGCAGGGCGACGTGAAAGCGTTCCTCACCACCAACGGCGTCACCAAGGACGAGTTCGATAGCACCGTCAGCGATGCCATCCGATCGCTGCCCGGCAATTTCGAAACCTCGGGCGCGGTCTTGGGCGCGATGCAGCAGAACGATCTCTACAAGCGTCCCGACGATTATTACGCGTCGCTCCCGCAAAAATATCGCGCGCTGAGCGTCGCCCAACTTGACGCTGCGGCACGCGCGGCAATCGACCCGGCCAAGTTCATCTGGATCGTCGTCGGCGATGCGTCGAAGGTTCGCCCTCAGCTTGACAGCATCGGGTTGCCGGTTGAGGTGGTGAGTGCCGCATCCGTCGCGGATGTGCGCTGA
- a CDS encoding M23 family metallopeptidase, with the protein MKRRGGRSERPAFWTIGLAAMLVLGSCATVPDRPQIQPLPPTPIERKPTVQPRQGPVRDSFSYAGSMIQGGIVIGIAPSGTSLLSFNGVDVPVAADGRFLIGFDRDAGPTATLVATLDDARRIRDTLTIAPRGWDVSRLNSLPKIPLPQPEFDRLRPAELAQINAARRIQSDSQGWRQTFLWPTTGRISTLFGSQRIYKNGEAGSYHSGLDVAKPTGSVILAPADGVVILAADRPFTLEGNLLMIDHGAGFNTAFLHLSRIDVRVGQRVMRGQPVALSGATGRATGPHLHWSLRWRDAKIDPLLVAGPMPRAE; encoded by the coding sequence ATGAAGCGGCGCGGGGGGCGCTCGGAAAGGCCGGCATTCTGGACGATCGGCCTCGCGGCAATGCTCGTACTGGGTAGCTGCGCGACCGTGCCTGATCGCCCGCAGATTCAGCCGCTTCCGCCCACGCCAATCGAACGCAAGCCGACCGTTCAGCCGCGCCAGGGGCCGGTGCGCGACAGTTTCAGCTATGCGGGATCGATGATCCAGGGCGGAATCGTCATCGGCATCGCGCCGAGCGGCACCAGCCTGCTCAGCTTCAACGGGGTGGACGTGCCCGTGGCCGCCGATGGCCGCTTCCTGATCGGGTTCGATCGCGATGCCGGGCCGACCGCCACGTTGGTCGCGACACTCGACGATGCGCGGCGCATTCGCGACACGCTGACCATCGCGCCGCGCGGCTGGGACGTGTCGCGGCTCAACAGCCTGCCCAAGATCCCGCTACCGCAGCCTGAATTCGATCGGCTTCGCCCGGCCGAACTCGCGCAGATCAACGCCGCGCGCCGAATCCAGTCCGATTCGCAAGGCTGGCGGCAGACTTTCCTGTGGCCGACGACGGGGCGGATTTCGACGCTGTTTGGGTCGCAACGCATCTACAAGAATGGCGAGGCGGGATCGTATCATTCGGGGCTCGATGTTGCGAAACCGACCGGATCGGTGATCCTGGCGCCCGCCGATGGTGTGGTGATCCTGGCGGCGGATCGTCCCTTCACGCTGGAGGGCAATTTGCTGATGATCGATCATGGCGCCGGGTTCAACACCGCCTTCCTGCATCTGTCGCGGATCGACGTGCGCGTCGGGCAACGCGTGATGCGCGGGCAGCCGGTCGCGCTGTCAGGCGCGACCGGGCGTGCTACGGGTCCGCATCTCCACTGGAGCCTCAGGTGGCGCGACGCGAAGATCGACCCGCTGCTCGTTGCGGGACCGATGCCGCGCGCTGAGTGA
- a CDS encoding DUF2093 domain-containing protein gives MLMSNTDRAARLHFMANGFRVLSPGDHVVCASSGARVALDDLRYWSVARQEAYATAALATAAMSE, from the coding sequence ATGCTGATGTCCAATACTGATCGCGCGGCGCGGCTCCATTTCATGGCGAACGGGTTTCGCGTGCTCAGCCCGGGCGACCATGTCGTCTGCGCGTCATCGGGTGCGCGGGTTGCGCTCGACGATCTGCGCTATTGGAGCGTCGCGCGGCAGGAGGCCTATGCTACCGCCGCACTGGCCACCGCGGCGATGAGCGAATGA
- a CDS encoding TonB-dependent receptor: MNRSAFFLLAGVALSWPLAASASDVPAAPALAPDATPVADEPSGDIIVVGKGQTRQVQELNQADIAILAPGTSPLKAIAKLPGVNFQSADAFGAYEWSQRVSIRGFNQNQIGFTLDGIPLGDGSYGNTNGLHVSRAISSENVAQTIVSQGAGAIGTQATNNLGGTIEFRSSDPTSKFGVQANGTYGSNDTYRTFFRLDTGVLGDNGPSAYVSYGYLTTDKWKGFGKQKQNQVNAKFTAPVSPDVRLVGTFNFSDRREQDYQDLSLNQISRLGLNLDNIANNFPLAIRIADVANNIDTRNNTTGALGADGFSDVTGNRPTNPAAGTVYPAPYGATGTVDDSYFDASGLRQDYLASFGVETRKGAAIHGELKAYYHSNHGQGTWFTPYVPSPSGVPISVRTTEYDIRRKGVFGSIGTNLGMFGDVTVGGWYERNDFRQARRFYALDSRTVPTRSALQLQENPFFTQRYGAYTTDTLQYYVQDKLSFGALTVDLGWKGFQVKNKASQIVVSDTAVGAIDATDWFQPHAGVSYKLSNSAELFADFTESKRAFVSAWTNGPFSTGQNGFNALISTNKLKPEQSDTFEGGARFKSGRFNGSLVGYYVDFSNRILGTTVGAGIVGNLATLANVGSVRSYGIEAAGEVKLPYGFGIFASYAYNDSTYRDNVPVAGGTPIAIKGKTTVDTPKHLAKGELTYSGSVFFGRIGADYMSRRYFTYTNDQSVAGRVIVDATIGAHVTIADRKFEIQGNATNLFDKKYVATIGSNGFGYAGDNQTLLAGAPAQFFVTLKAGF, translated from the coding sequence ATGAACCGTTCTGCCTTCTTCCTGCTTGCCGGCGTAGCTTTGTCCTGGCCGCTCGCCGCGTCCGCGAGCGATGTGCCGGCTGCTCCCGCTCTTGCTCCCGACGCGACGCCTGTCGCCGACGAACCCTCAGGCGACATCATCGTCGTCGGCAAGGGCCAGACGCGCCAGGTGCAGGAACTGAACCAGGCCGATATCGCGATCCTGGCGCCCGGCACCAGCCCCTTGAAGGCGATCGCCAAGCTCCCCGGCGTCAACTTCCAGTCGGCCGATGCGTTCGGAGCGTACGAATGGTCGCAGCGCGTCTCGATCCGCGGCTTCAACCAGAACCAGATCGGTTTCACGCTCGACGGCATTCCGCTCGGTGACGGGTCTTACGGCAACACCAACGGCTTGCATGTCAGCCGTGCGATCTCCTCCGAAAACGTCGCCCAGACGATCGTATCGCAAGGCGCCGGTGCGATCGGGACGCAGGCGACCAACAATCTTGGCGGCACGATCGAATTCCGTTCGTCCGATCCGACGTCGAAATTCGGCGTGCAGGCGAACGGCACCTATGGCAGCAACGATACCTATCGCACGTTCTTCCGGCTCGACACCGGCGTGCTGGGCGACAATGGCCCGTCGGCCTATGTCTCCTATGGCTATCTGACCACGGACAAGTGGAAGGGCTTCGGCAAGCAGAAGCAGAACCAGGTCAACGCGAAGTTCACCGCACCGGTGTCGCCAGACGTTCGTCTCGTCGGCACGTTCAACTTCTCCGACCGGCGCGAGCAGGATTATCAGGATCTGTCGCTCAACCAGATCAGCCGGCTGGGCCTCAACCTCGACAATATCGCGAACAATTTCCCGCTCGCGATCCGGATCGCGGATGTCGCCAACAACATCGACACGCGCAACAACACGACCGGCGCGTTGGGTGCCGACGGCTTCTCCGATGTGACGGGCAATCGCCCGACCAACCCCGCTGCGGGGACGGTGTATCCGGCTCCTTACGGCGCGACCGGGACGGTCGATGATTCCTATTTCGATGCCTCCGGTCTGCGGCAGGATTATCTCGCGTCGTTCGGCGTCGAGACGCGCAAGGGCGCGGCGATCCACGGCGAACTCAAGGCCTATTACCATTCCAACCACGGCCAGGGCACGTGGTTCACGCCCTATGTCCCCTCGCCATCGGGCGTGCCGATTTCGGTGCGCACGACCGAATATGACATTCGCCGCAAGGGCGTGTTCGGATCGATCGGCACCAATCTCGGCATGTTCGGCGATGTGACCGTCGGCGGCTGGTATGAACGCAATGATTTCCGCCAGGCGCGCCGTTTCTACGCGCTCGACAGCCGCACTGTCCCGACCCGCAGCGCGCTCCAGCTCCAGGAAAATCCCTTCTTCACGCAGCGTTACGGCGCGTACACGACCGACACGCTGCAATATTACGTGCAGGACAAATTGAGCTTCGGCGCGTTGACGGTCGATCTTGGCTGGAAGGGTTTCCAGGTCAAGAACAAGGCGAGCCAGATCGTCGTCAGCGACACGGCGGTCGGCGCGATCGATGCGACCGACTGGTTCCAGCCGCACGCGGGCGTCTCGTACAAGCTGAGCAATTCGGCCGAGCTGTTTGCCGATTTCACCGAATCGAAGCGCGCCTTCGTTTCGGCCTGGACCAACGGCCCGTTTTCGACCGGTCAGAATGGGTTCAACGCGCTGATCTCGACGAACAAGTTGAAGCCGGAGCAGTCGGACACGTTCGAAGGTGGCGCGCGCTTCAAGAGCGGCCGCTTTAACGGCTCGCTCGTCGGCTATTATGTCGATTTCAGCAACCGCATCCTCGGCACCACGGTCGGCGCCGGAATTGTCGGCAATCTCGCGACGCTCGCCAATGTCGGGTCGGTTCGCTCCTACGGGATCGAAGCGGCGGGCGAAGTGAAGCTGCCGTACGGCTTCGGCATCTTCGCCTCCTACGCCTATAACGACTCGACCTACCGCGATAATGTGCCGGTCGCGGGCGGCACGCCGATCGCGATCAAGGGAAAGACCACGGTCGATACCCCGAAGCATCTCGCCAAGGGCGAACTGACCTATTCCGGTTCGGTGTTCTTCGGGCGGATCGGTGCGGACTATATGAGCCGTCGCTACTTCACCTACACCAATGACCAGTCGGTGGCGGGGCGCGTGATTGTCGATGCCACGATCGGGGCGCACGTCACCATCGCTGACCGCAAGTTCGAAATTCAGGGCAATGCGACCAATCTGTTCGACAAGAAATATGTCGCGACGATCGGGTCGAACGGCTTTGGCTATGCGGGTGACAATCAGACGTTGCTCGCGGGCGCTCCGGCGCAGTTCTTCGTGACGCTGAAGGCCGGCTTCTGA
- a CDS encoding penicillin acylase family protein — protein MRGWFGRGIAGLALVVALAAFGLAMWEPLAATSVAAPPAHRYDSVIARDRYGVPHIFGKTDPDVAYGVAYAHAEDDFATLQEAVAMTRGRLGAMSGADGAKVDYTLALLGARETAHRDYDKQPADIRALLDAYASGLNAYARRHPEEVRLSKLFPANGEDIATGFVLRTPFFFGLDQTLGALTGDKPLPREDAGATPDSPDPTALPATGEAMPNGSNAFVVAPKRSADGFTRVVSNSHQPWKGPVAWYELSVQSGTGWHFSGATFPGVPFPVMGHNETLGWTNTVNRPDLTDVYKLVTNADGTQYRFDGKWLPLEAKRVWLKVAFGPFVLPIPKMAYRAVQGPVVVNKSGAYAIRYAGADQLRMVEEYYRLTRARNLAEWQKALAIQGVPATNFLYGDAQGNIAYVYNASFPNRKPGFDYKRVLPGDTSRDLAAGTVPFAQVPKNVNPASGFLVNANNTPFQAAGAGSELKPADYSPLLGIETDTTNRGTRAVELMGQDSSISAADLDRIKYDTGVSRLSWAARWYRDVAGVDPKDDAQLTAAVALLKRWNWDFDGKHAGQALAAILLRTGQKWHYQRRPELDPRDALAKAAAYLQTHFGTLDPPLGTVLRLRHGKVDLPLDGAPDVLRAASTWTEADDGRLVVNHGDSFIMFMEWDKKGRVASQSIQPYGAATTRPDSPHYSDQAALFVAHKTKPVHFWRNDLRRNVERVYRP, from the coding sequence ATGCGGGGCTGGTTTGGGCGTGGAATAGCCGGGTTGGCGCTTGTCGTAGCGCTCGCCGCGTTTGGCCTTGCGATGTGGGAGCCGCTTGCGGCCACTTCGGTCGCGGCACCGCCCGCACATCGCTATGACAGCGTCATCGCGCGCGACCGCTACGGCGTGCCGCACATCTTCGGCAAGACCGATCCCGACGTGGCGTACGGTGTGGCCTATGCCCATGCCGAGGACGATTTCGCGACGCTGCAGGAAGCGGTCGCGATGACGCGCGGTCGGCTGGGCGCAATGAGCGGGGCGGACGGCGCGAAGGTCGATTACACGCTGGCCCTGCTCGGCGCGCGTGAGACGGCGCACCGCGATTACGACAAGCAACCCGCCGATATTCGTGCGCTGCTCGATGCTTATGCGAGCGGCCTCAACGCCTATGCCCGGCGGCATCCGGAGGAGGTGCGACTGTCGAAACTCTTCCCGGCGAATGGCGAGGATATCGCGACCGGCTTCGTGTTGCGCACACCGTTCTTTTTCGGGCTCGACCAGACGCTCGGGGCGCTGACCGGCGACAAGCCGCTGCCGCGTGAGGATGCCGGCGCAACCCCCGACAGCCCCGATCCGACCGCGCTCCCCGCAACGGGCGAGGCGATGCCGAACGGCTCCAACGCCTTTGTCGTCGCGCCGAAGCGCTCGGCCGACGGCTTCACGCGTGTCGTGTCGAACTCGCATCAACCGTGGAAGGGGCCGGTCGCCTGGTATGAACTCAGCGTGCAATCGGGCACCGGCTGGCATTTCTCGGGCGCGACCTTCCCCGGCGTGCCCTTCCCGGTGATGGGGCATAACGAGACGCTGGGCTGGACCAACACCGTCAACCGGCCCGATCTAACCGACGTCTACAAACTCGTGACCAACGCCGATGGCACGCAGTACCGCTTCGACGGGAAATGGCTGCCGCTCGAAGCGAAGCGCGTCTGGCTCAAGGTCGCGTTCGGGCCGTTCGTGCTGCCGATCCCGAAAATGGCATATCGCGCGGTGCAAGGGCCGGTGGTGGTCAACAAGAGCGGGGCCTATGCGATCCGCTATGCCGGGGCCGACCAGCTCCGCATGGTCGAGGAATATTACCGCCTGACCCGCGCGCGCAATCTCGCCGAATGGCAGAAGGCGCTGGCGATCCAGGGCGTGCCCGCGACCAATTTCCTCTACGGCGATGCGCAGGGCAATATCGCTTATGTCTACAACGCGAGCTTCCCCAACCGGAAGCCGGGGTTTGACTACAAGCGCGTCCTGCCCGGCGACACGTCGCGTGATCTGGCGGCAGGGACGGTGCCGTTTGCGCAGGTGCCGAAGAATGTGAACCCGGCGTCGGGGTTTCTGGTCAACGCCAACAACACGCCATTCCAGGCGGCGGGGGCGGGCTCGGAACTCAAACCGGCGGACTATTCCCCGCTGCTCGGAATCGAGACCGACACGACCAACCGCGGCACGCGCGCGGTGGAGCTGATGGGGCAGGATTCGTCGATCTCGGCGGCCGATCTCGACCGTATCAAATACGATACCGGCGTCAGTCGGCTGAGCTGGGCGGCGCGCTGGTACCGCGATGTCGCGGGCGTAGATCCGAAGGACGACGCGCAGCTCACGGCGGCGGTGGCGCTGCTCAAGCGCTGGAACTGGGATTTCGACGGGAAGCACGCTGGCCAGGCGCTTGCCGCGATCCTGCTGCGGACCGGGCAGAAATGGCATTATCAGCGCCGTCCTGAACTGGATCCGCGCGATGCGCTGGCCAAGGCGGCGGCCTATCTCCAGACGCATTTCGGAACGCTCGATCCGCCGCTCGGCACCGTGCTGCGGTTGCGCCACGGGAAGGTTGATCTCCCGCTCGATGGCGCGCCCGACGTGCTGCGCGCGGCCTCGACCTGGACCGAGGCGGATGACGGGCGGCTCGTCGTCAATCACGGCGACAGCTTCATCATGTTCATGGAATGGGACAAAAAGGGCCGCGTCGCCTCGCAATCGATCCAGCCATACGGTGCGGCCACCACCCGTCCGGACTCGCCGCATTACAGCGATCAGGCGGCGTTGTTCGTCGCGCACAAGACCAAGCCGGTGCACTTCTGGCGCAACGATCTGCGGCGGAATGTCGAGCGGGTGTACCGGCCCTAA